Part of the Cercospora beticola chromosome 5, complete sequence genome is shown below.
CGGCATGCCGCATATACATACGTGTAATCTTCGCCATGGAAACGAAGCAAAGTGTCTGTGAGACAAGGATCACTCTTCTGGCCCGATTCAATACCGACGATGCGGTGAACGCATCTGTGAGCGCGGTCTCTTTCCCCAGGTCAGATCTTTATTAATCAGCCTGCGAAAACACGACAGCAGTCCAGTAGTTCAGGTACATACTGCACGATGACAACTGCCCAACGCCGTCTCGGAACTCCGTTTCTGCTCGATCCTGCCTGCCATCGGAGCACTCTTAGCGCCAAATCTTAAAAACTTTATTCGCAAGCCACAGTGTGACGATGTGCTTTCCCACTCTGCAACACGCCTCGCGGGCTGCGATCCGTCCCCCACTAATTAGACACTTCGGCGCTCACCAAACTTCTCGACTGACTTGGCACGATATCCTCTCACCAAAAACATGACTCAAATGGGCGATTTTGTCAGCAGCATCCCTGTTCGAGCATCTATCTGCCAAGCACCACATGCATCCACATGCGCGGCCGCACAGGCCGCACCTTCTTCCTACAGAAAACGCGGGAATCCTCCAAGTTAGCGGCAGTCATCATGCAATGCCCTTGCTGTGTGATGCTACGTTTCATGCTGCCATTGTTCGCCATTCGCGATACTTCCACAGGTCATGACTACGTGTGCCATTCGCCTCGAATCCACTCGAACACAGGAAAACGATCTCCGAGGCCCTCGTGTCGAGTAAAAAAAGATTTCTGTGGACACGCTGATGTCGTCTACGGTCCCGAAAAGTGGGAAACCGCTGCTCTTACTGCCACACTAGACCTGTCCTACTCTTCTCGTCTTGCTCCGTAAGCAAAACTACTCAGCGGCCCACATGAGTGGAGGAATGGACGAAGCATGCCCCAAGCTGCTGGAAACGCAATCCAGCGTCTTGGCTGAAGTGGTATCGCATCACTATCCGGGCAGTTGAAAACGTCTCCACGCGCACACAAGCAGATTGATAAGCAGAGCGACTCCTCAGCTGGAGCCTTCTCCTGATGAAAGACCCACGTCTGTTCAACACCGATCGTAGCTTTTAACTCCGACAACTGCCATCTTCCGGCCCACCAAGAACTCCTAGGACACGCTCGCAAAGGCCCAAGTCCGCGGCTCTATGGGCCTACGTGACTGCGTTCCCACTGCTGTTCGACCAATATGCACAACGCGGTCGCTGAAAAGCCTCAAGCATTTTGGCCGGTACAACGAATGGCGTAACTCTAATCTTTTCTGTCGTGCTGATCTTCCTCCGCGGCTTCTGCGAGTGTTCCATAGAGTACGTCGTATTGCTCAACAGCCGTCTCAGGGCAAATGCCGTGTCCGAAATCACTGCAGATTATCAAAGACGCatgttcctcttcctcttgcgcCGAAGCCCAAACCACGGCTGAGATACATGCTGCGACATTGTGCTTTCTCATTCGCAGTGAACTGTGTCAATCATGTCGACTGACGAGTCATTTTCTTTCATGAGGCGCGTACTGATCTCCAGCTTGGCCGTGGACAGCCTACCCCATTCATCTCTTGACGCACAGGTCGCTTCGAATGACCCATTTCTCACCTTCGGTCACTTCCCTCCCTTCATGCAACAGACAGTCGTTACCGTGTCGATGGAGCAATACCATTCCGACTTCGAGATTCGCAACTACCGGAGGAGGAGCTGCTTCACGTTTACTCGCCGGCTCGGGATAGAACACAGTCTCTCCGCCTTTGCAACCAGTCGCAGGTGAGGTCAAGTACAACAGTAACGTCCAAGTCGTCTTGGCTGGTAGCGGTGCATCAGAGTCTGCAGAAGGGAAAGGGATGTTATTGCTTTCATCGTCTAGATATTATCAGCATGATTTGATGCATTTCGCAGACAAGTGTCTTGCAACTCACAATGCTGATCAAAAAATTGTCCTTTCGAATACCGATAAATTCGGATATTTGGATTTAGTCCGATCACATCCCCACTCCAGAGTTCATTACCTTCATGATCCCCTTCCGCGGTGTAATTCGTCACCAACTCCTTCAAAGCCGTGCCAGACCACAACTGCTCAGCGAAGACAGGATCATTGATCTGAAAGCGACCATTAACGCGCACTGCCTCTCCTTTCTTGGGTTTACCCGGCGTGGTCGTCAATGGCAGAGTCGATAGAAACGAAACATAATTCTTGCAGAGTGTACTCGTCCAAAACCGGGGAATTGTTAGGATTTGGTTCTCCAGAAGAGTCTCGACAGTCAAATCTGCAGCGGGTAAGAGTGGTTTTAATGGCGGCCAATCTGGCCTTGTGGATTCTTTCGGAGGTTGACTGGCTGCGGCGGTACTTGTGGTTTTCTTCGCGCTCTTCGATTTCGGCGCCATTGTGAAGTCGGCATGGGCGTCGGTGTGGAGGAGGAAAAGTGACCGAGATGGGATGTGAAATCGGCTAGCTCTGACGTAATCGCAAGACATGAGGACTTCCAGGTGGACACCAGACTGCTTCGTCGAGATCTCGTGCCCGTAGTCTGAGTATGAGTCGGCAGTTTTTATGAAACTTCCAAGTCAGGACGATTCAAGGTCACATTCGATTGTATTCCAAGAGTTGAACTTTCTGCCAGATCTCTTGTGGATGCAGTTGATATTTTGACCACTTCCCGGCTTGGCTTCCATGAACGCACCCCGCAAACGAGGGGAATGAATCTGGAGACGGCGCACGGCAGAACATCGTTGGAGCGTGAGTCGAGAATGTGCATACGGGCGGTAGTCCCAAAAGTGATACTTAGCCGGGATGGAAGAGCGATCTACAAGTAGTTGGCCTTGCCCGCACAAGAAGTCGTGCCTGACTTCGTTCCTGACTTCCTTTGCACGTTTGGGTAAGGCATACAGAACAAAACAATCACAGTCGCCACGATGGTAGGTGTGCGCTCGATGCTCGTTGCAGGAGCGCTGTTGTTCTCTGCTGTGCAAACCTCACCTTCACATCGCCATGATACAGCACCTACCGTTTCGGTGCAGAATGGATCCTACTATGGAGTGTACAATCCGACCTACAACACGGAACACTTTCTGGGAATGCCATTTGCGCAACCGCCTGTTGGAGATCTTCGCTTCAGAGTACCACAGCCTCTGAACACATCTTGGAGCGATACCAAGAACGCAACCGGATATGGCTACGAGTGCATCGGCTATGGTCGCGATACCTGGTCGCAGGGCAACTATGTCAGCGAAGACTGCTTGACACTGAACGTCGTCCGGTCTCGTGGAAGCCATaatggcaagaagctgcCAGTGCTTGTCTGGATACATGGCGGAGGTCACACGATGGGTGGCGCTGCAGATCGCCGCTACAACCAGTCCTTCATTGTTCAGCAGGCTGCTGAGACTGACATGCCAATCATTGCGGTATCGATCAATTACAGACTCAGCGCTTGGGGCTTCTTGTATGGCAAGGAGGTCCAGGAGAATGGTCTTGCGATGCTCGGGTATCGCGATCAGCGACTGGCTCTTCGCTGGGTTCAGGAAAATATTGAAGCTTTTGGAGGCGACCCAGCTCGTGTTACCATTCAAGGAGAATCTGCTGGAGGGACATCAGTTGGAGCACAGGTGGCTGCATATGGCGGCAGAGATGAAGGCCTTTTCTCCCAGGCAATTGCGCAATCCGGCTTTTCAAGCGCTCTTGTGCCGTATCCGAGCGTGGCAACTTGGGAAACAGTTATCGCGAACATTTCGGCTGCTGTCGGCTGTCAAGGAAATTCCAGTGTCCTGGACTGCCTTCGAAAAGTTCCGACGGAAGAGCTCAATGCAGTCATCAATTCGACCACCACAAGCGGCGCTGCTTATGGTGTTGTCATCGATGGAGAGTTCATTGAAGGAGATCCCAATACTCAGCTGGATCAAGGACAATTCCCACGCGTCCCGCTTCTCATCGGATGCAATACCGACGAGGGTGCCAGCTTCAGC
Proteins encoded:
- a CDS encoding uncharacterized protein (MEROPS:MER0033188), with protein sequence MVGVRSMLVAGALLFSAVQTSPSHRHDTAPTVSVQNGSYYGVYNPTYNTEHFLGMPFAQPPVGDLRFRVPQPLNTSWSDTKNATGYGYECIGYGRDTWSQGNYVSEDCLTLNVVRSRGSHNGKKLPVLVWIHGGGHTMGGAADRRYNQSFIVQQAAETDMPIIAVSINYRLSAWGFLYGKEVQENGLAMLGYRDQRLALRWVQENIEAFGGDPARVTIQGESAGGTSVGAQVAAYGGRDEGLFSQAIAQSGFSSALVPYPSVATWETVIANISAAVGCQGNSSVLDCLRKVPTEELNAVINSTTTSGAAYGVVIDGEFIEGDPNTQLDQGQFPRVPLLIGCNTDEGASFSSSVNTTAEFLAYIAGMGYDNATVQDFAILYPDIPEIGIPATISGRPDASIGLQYKRSNAIVGDMRQHAKRRFTAQSWAKAGVDVYSYRFNVLANGVPYIQGSPHFQEVAFVFYNTEGLGYPQNGNPNPLGGSEREKYLALALQMTRSWISFVNFGDPNRQLGVKAEHWPVYTLEEQRNFVFEQNVTSHVEPDYYRAEGIQYMNRLALARKGSNCTGFVACGASDLN